The genomic window CCAAGGTGTTATCCTAACAACACTTTGCAACCGTAGCACTATTCTTAAATGCTCAGATCGTTGGTTTCTTGCAACACTTTCAGCTTTAGCAGCAACTGTTAATTTATTTGCTTTGGTATCTAACGGTATCAAGTACAATAGAATTTTTTCTGAACACGCTAAAATTTGGACCAAGTGCAATGAGTTGCAAGTAGAAAAAGAGACACTAAAAACACCAAATAGTAAAACTCCCACTGATCCTCCATCAGGACAAAAAGTATTACACGTTGATGATTGTGAAACCAAAATACTTtgggttattttatttttaagcatgATTTTCTTTCTTTCGTTTGCTATTATTGTCTTTGTAGGTTCCTTGAAATTTCTATGCAGAGATAGAGCAGAACCTAAAAAGTAAGTAATTATCATCAACTTATTCACCAATTTAGAAGCTTGTATttatggtttatttatttatttatttatttattttttaacagctaaaaaatttatatacaaAGCCTTTCCGAGCACAAGACTCGCCCAAAAAGTCAGAGTTACAATACCTCTGCCCGGATTCGGATCCTCTCCTTTATAGAGGATCCGAATTCACCTCTGCCCCAACAGGTGCaataaaccaaagaaaaaaagGGAAGCTTGTATTTATGTATATGGTCTGAAATGTActccatgtaattttttttgaagaagcaatGTACTCCATGTAATTGTTGAAGAATTTTCTTCATATGATTCTCAAATATGAGTCATTATAATATTTGAGATTATTTGcttgtctctctctctctctcccaccatctctctccctccc from Trifolium pratense cultivar HEN17-A07 linkage group LG1, ARS_RC_1.1, whole genome shotgun sequence includes these protein-coding regions:
- the LOC123914978 gene encoding uncharacterized protein LOC123914978 translates to MMENPNQQNLGITHTPRPSQPENQRKKKQKEKKLDEDIKALKKELEKQQGHLTQLLSNGFQLANYYFVFQGVILTTLCNRSTILKCSDRWFLATLSALAATVNLFALVSNGIKYNRIFSEHAKIWTKCNELQVEKETLKTPNSKTPTDPPSGQKVLHVDDCETKILWVILFLSMIFFLSFAIIVFVGSLKFLCRDRAEPKN